One genomic window of Haliotis asinina isolate JCU_RB_2024 chromosome 4, JCU_Hal_asi_v2, whole genome shotgun sequence includes the following:
- the LOC137282695 gene encoding uncharacterized protein: MTHGTGGFTSGDGGGGGGGGGDYSGGGFSSGDFHMYIYDHSTFSTTGGGNEECKKCCCYLVALGINITSILLCIRKMSRYLRIALLWIYVVTAVLTAGLLISITVLGTNKFQAAPTDMRKVEDHVNYVFCQSLSLNSTDPFEAYTFDQEPMVDPDRTEEFNTSYRMTIFSKNYEYWGFYLLPGSTLQLKSSHADITFTILFVIQGESNLQTWLDGKGYCFGCYIYKHDMQSLDTYTMTSKKADNYFFVFFNVAVYKTSSMTAQFFIRRTLYDVAKATSNCTFAPGKPSCRFDLSLNPEQSVVFHSSRRARHQSIDMWSSCKARAWMYVIVFALIPILVATAVSLLFWNFCKEDRTGENQVLVDNQELKKQKL, translated from the coding sequence ATGACTCACGGTACCGGAGGTTTCACCAGTGGAGACGGCGGCgggggaggtggtggtggaggtgATTACAGTGGTGGTGGGTTTAGTAGTGGGGACTTCCACATGTACATCTACGATCATTCCacctttagcaccacaggaggTGGAAATGAAGAGTGCAAGAAATGCTGCTGCTACTTAGTCGCCCTCGGCATCAACATTACGAGTATCCTCCTCTGCATCAGGAAGATGTCCCGCTACCTCCGCATCGCCCTCCTCTGGATCTATGTTGTCACAGCCGTCCTCACTGCCGGACTTCTCATCAGCATCACAGTCCTCGGCACCAACAAGTTTCAGGCTGCGCCAACAGACATGCGCAAAGTAGAGGACCACGTGAACTACGTCTTCTGCCAGAGCCTCTCTCTCAACTCCACTGATCCTTTTGAAGCCTACACCTTTGACCAGGAGCCCATGGTAGATCCAGACAGGACTGAGGAGTTTAATACAAGCTATAGAATGACCATATTTAGCAAGAATTATGAATACTGGGGGTTCTATCTCCTCCCCGGGTCTACACTACAACTCAAGAGCAGCCACGCAGATATAACATTCACGATCCTATTTGTCATCCAAGGTGAAAGCAACCTTCAAACATGGCTGGACGGTAAAGGGTATTGTTTTGGGTGTTACATCTACAAACACGACATGCAGTCTCTTGACACCTATACAATGACCTCCAAGAAAGCAGACAACTATTTCTTTGTGTTCTTCAACGTCGCAGTCTATAAAACATCATCGATGACGGCACAATTCTTCATTAGACGGACTTTGTACGATGTGGCGAAGGCTACATCCAATTGTACCTTTGCCCCAGGTAAGCCATCTTGCCGCTTCGATCTCTCCCTTAATCCTGAACAGAGTGTCGTGTTTCACAGCAGTCGGAGAGCTCGTCACCAGAGCATTGACATGTGGAGCAGTTGTAAGGCAAGAGCTTGGATGTACGTGATCGTGTTCGCACTCATACCCATATTAGTGGCTACCGCTGTCTCATTACTTTTCTGGAACTTCTGTAAGGAGGACAGGACAGGGGAGAATCAGGTTTTGGTGGATAATCAAGAACTGAAGAAACAAAAGCTTTAG
- the LOC137282696 gene encoding uncharacterized protein: MTHGSGGFSSGGGGFSRGGGGGGGGGGVGGMHLHHHSSEGDGDCLFDSICCIINIASILLCIRKMSRYLRIALLWIYVATAVLTAGLLISIRVFGTNKFQAAPTDMRKVEDNVNNAFCQSLTLNSTDPFEAYTFDGEPVVDHSKFQQFNTSYFTFMTKDTYTYWGFYLLKGSKAIVVSSGDKLISLFVIKGNSNLQAWIDNKGSCDGCYRDSHITSPDFTYTLNVSQSDDYYFMYYSTSDYDIVLNVYVYITRTLYDVTSATSHCSYRPNNKPCSLDISLSPHMNVVYHNGNNGLHDSIDMWSTCKSRAWMYVIVFALIPALMAAGVTFLFWKYCKDDRSQENQALVSEDTLPDKF, from the coding sequence ATGACCCACGGTTCTGGCGGTTTCTCCAGTGGGGGAGGAGGGTTCAGTAgagggggaggaggaggaggaggaggaggaggtgtagGGGGTATGCATCTTCATCACCACAGCTCAGAGGGAGATGGTGACTGTCTTTTCGACAGCATATGCTGCATCATCAACATCGCCAGCATCCTCCTCTGCATCAGGAAGATGTCCCGCTACCTCCGCATCGCCCTCCTCTGGATCTATGTTGCCACTGCTGTCCTAACTGCTGGACTTCTCATCAGCATCAGAGTCTTCGGCACCAACAAGTTCCAGGCTGCGCCAACAGACATGCGCAAAGTAGAGGACAACGTGAACAACGCCTTTTGTCAGAGCCTCACTCTCAACTCCACCGATCCTTTTGAAGCCTACACGTTTGACGGAGAACCCGTGGTGGACCACAGCAAGTTCCAGCAGTTCAATACATCATATTTTACTTTTATGACAaaagatacatacacatactgGGGGTTCTATCTCCTGAAAGGTTCCAAAGCCATCGTGGTTTCATCCGGAGATAAACTTATATCATTATTCGTCATAAAAGGAAACTCCAATCTTCAGGCGTGGATTGACAACAAAGGCAGCTGTGATGGATGTTATCGTGACTCTCATATTACCTCTCCAGACTTCACCTACACACTGAACGTGTCACAGAGTGACGATTACTATTTCATGTATTACTCCACGTCAGACTACGACATTGTACTGAACGTCTATGTATACATAACTCGGACACtctatgacgtcacttccgcCACATCCCACTGCTCCTACCGTCCTAACAACAAGCCATGTTCACTTGACATTTCATTGAGTCCTCACATGAACGTGGTGTACCACAATGGAAATAATGGCCTGCATGACAGCATCGACATGTGGTCTACGTGCAAAAGTAGAGCGTGGATGTACGTGATTGTGTTTGCCCTCATCCCCGCGCTGATGGCGGCCGGCGTCACCTTCCTGTTCTGGAAGTATTGCAAGGATGACAGATCCCAGGAGAACCAGGCTCTAGTCTCTGAGGACACTTTGCCTGACAAGTTTTAG